The DNA sequence tctttcaaaaacaaaaatagtgtGCATTtcatcaacttgttttctttatttaaaatgtcctTTGTCTGCTTCCTCTTGAGACTCTGGAACAGAATCCAATGTACACTGAAGAAGAGCTGAGCGAGTTTGAGCAGCATCTGGCTCGAGAGGAGCAAGAGCTGAACCTGAGATCAAATGAGCTGCTGAAACAGCGAGAGGAGCTGGAGAGACAACAGGAACAGCTTAACGCCCAGAAAATGGAACTACAACAGGTAGGAGGGAGAGAGATTTAAGAGaaactaaaacattttacaaaagtaGATAGGACTCATTTTGGAGCCAGATACTGAGGGAGTGATACACAGGTTCACACAGTCCTGGAAAACATCCAAATACGAGCAAATTTACAAAGTGTGATTTCCAGACCTGGAAAAGTCGTGGAGATTAATAAGGTCACTGAAATGTCATGGATATTTCTTTGttcaatatatgtatattttttgtccTGATGACTTTAAGTCCACTCTTTATAAGTCTTTACCAGGTCATCAAAAATGACTGGAAaaatcatggaaattaatctgtTGAAAAGTATAAGAAACACTAAGAGACGTTGTTGTCCTCTGACAGGAGTTCATGAGTGAACGTTATAAAGcctgtcaagaacatgtccaTATTGTATTTTAcccccaaaataaaaagaaattttaTGCTTAAAGTAGATGAAGCTTATTTCTAGTGACATAATGATTTTTTGTGgcaacattttcatatttattaagcACCTTCCCCCATtcacattatcattatcattactgTAATGGGGAAAGGAACTATATAAAGGAATTATATAAACTATACTGTAATGGGAAAGGAATTATATAAAGATTTTcgaagaaattattacttttattaagcaaggatatATTacattgctcaaaaatgaccgtAAATCATTTATATTGTTGGAaagagatttatatttcaaataaatgccattcttttgaacttgcattcatcaaataatcattGGGGGAAATGTGTTACGGTTTTACATGATGTATGGCATAAGAATCTTCTTTTAAAAACCTTTACAAAAATGACACACTTTTAAATGAGTGTTTATGATATGACGTTTTGTtgcactgattttattttatgccacTAAAATATTCCCTTTTCAAAACTTAAAAGCTAGTATTCTCTGACCTCAACACTTTCTACCATACTGATCTTTTCTTTTAGGCGGTAGAGCACATGGGGAGGTTGAAAACGCAGAAAATAGAGCCTCCAGGGCAGGCCAAAGGTCAGTGTGTTTACATTTTGTGGTCAAAGGCATTTTGCCCCGTAAACTggaacaaaatgttaattttctatCATTATTTCTCTGTTTTTGGCAAATGCAGTGCCTTCTGCTGTGGAAATACTACCTGGGGACCGTCAGCCTTTGTCACAAGCTCATCAACAAGACCTCCCTGCACATTCTTAGCAGCTCAAGCTCTTCTCGTTGTCTGTAATGTGTTTGTCTGTTGTATGTAGTGTCATATTTCCATCCTCACATTCAAATGGACCATTTACTGTCACTTAGCAAAGACCTTGGCTTTCCTTGAAGTCATCAAACAAATCACTGTGGTGGTattctcaaacacacaaaaaatatattaaatttaggTATCCCAAAACGGGTCGCTGATGTATGTAAATGGTTAACAGAATTCTCTGTGGACAGTCACACTTCGGTCCACATTCTCTTATCAAAAGTGCAGATAGTTTGTGATGACAGTGATTGTTCTTGAAACTTgaatttagcaaaaataaatgtattgttcttgTAAATGTCTTAGCCATGTTTGCTAAACCTCATAGGAAACGTTTCTCtttatatttagacattttatattatttgattgATTCATGTTAAGTTAAATGTCCCACAATTCAGCATTACTATTGCATGTCACTTCCGATGAAAGTAATATTGgatagaatatatttttttgctttagtTTCACTTGAAAGTCAATCCTAGATTAATTTACAAGGCTCTTTTAATAGAATTTCTGAAAATGTTGATGAATTACTACTGCACCgtagtgattttttttcaagctgttttattttaattgattatGGTATCATGTTTTTCAACCAGTGTTCTACTGTAAACAAtgtataaatttataaaatatatagaaatttaattaaacataataggtatggattttattattattattattattattattattattattgtttgagcATCCTTTGTAATTTCGGATTAAGTGACTGTGCTATACAATTCTCTACAATGTATTAAATTATCTAAGCTTCAATTGTGTTCTCTATTGATTAtcacttaattttgttttttccaAACATACAAAATCATATCATTCAACTTTAACTAGGATCTATTTTTTTGCTGTACGAATCCTTGAACCTTGATAAAAGGTAGTCAACTGACTTAACAGGAGGATATTTATCTGATCCATCACTGCATGAAATGATGGCCTCATCATCTGGTTGTACAAAGAAGGCCAAAGACTGACGTGTGGCAGAGTCACCTGCAGGGGGCAGCAAAACCCTATGAACCTGAGGGTCAGAATAATAGAGAAGAAATAAGCTTTGCCTGCACTGCgctattaaataaaatgtaatattagtaAAGAGACTCACGGCAGACACATAGACATCGCTAGTCCACCTTTGCATCAGGTCTGCTATGTTAATCAGAACTGTTCCAGGAATGCTGGGGGCTGAAATGTACTCACCAGCCCGGTTCAGGACCTGGAGGAAAACAACCCAGAGAGACATGCAGAGACAAAATGACCACATGGACCACACTGAACATGAATCATTTCTCCTCTTGTCTTATATTTGTATTCACCTGCAGTCCACCCTCTGGACTTTGGAAGACCAAAGTGATACTCCCATAATCAGAGTGTTCACCACAGCGCAGCTGATTTCCCTTCACACATCTGCTGTTCACCGGAGGATAGTACAGGGCCCGTAATGTTGTTCCATTCACATCACCTTAAAACAACCCACGCTGTAAAGGTCTTGCAGTCCTCCCAGCCATTGACTCACTGCATTTGGATGAAGAAGTAGTGCATTTCAATCTTACTTACTTCCAATGTGTTTATGTGCGCTGAGAAAGGCCTCTGATTCCAGGCCCAAACCAAGAGCCATCAGTCGGAGCACTCTGAGAGAAAGCTCCTTGCAGCGCAGGAAAAATGATACTTGCACATCTCGAAAGTCCTCAACTCCTTCTGAAGGCCAACTCTGAACACATTGAGTGGAGTGTTATAAAGTAAGACTTCCTTAAAGCATCTTGATGTTATAAAAAACAATTGTGCATAttcaaaaatactatatatatatatatatatatatatatatatatatatatatatatatatatatatatatatatatatatatatatatatatcatagtaACTTTTTTTACCATTATCGTGGCCCTTTTAGTATAAAACCAACATACGAAGTCATTTCTCAGGAAATATTTCCACTCAAAAAAGTATAACTCTAAAAGTATAATTTGACTCTGCAGTGAGTAGGCTACTACTTGAGGAAAGGGGAgaagacaataaaaatgtatttacaatatccGAGCGCAAAGATGCTGTATTAAACGCCTCCTTCAGATCACCGGGACGTCGAGGATTCAAACTGTAAAATCACAGAATATAAAACCATTAATTCTCCATCATTTCGTTAGCTGTAATGCCTCTGAAGCTGGAAGAGTCTGACATGCCTCTCCGTTTCTACCGAGACCCAGCCGTGGTTTCCATTACACGAGAAACTGCCCCTGCTGAAAGTTCTCTTCATGCTTTCTGGCAAGCAGAAGAACTTCTTTGAAACAACCATAACTTTGTCCAACTAAAACGAAGGACAGAATAATAATAGCCAGACATCTACGAACTACTAGAACATTTCTCGTAACAAACGTGTAAAAAAAGGACAAACCTCGTCCTGACTGATGCCcgtgtttttcagataaacaaatcCCACCTCGGTAAAGGCGCTTCTTAGTTCGTCACTTAACTTCTCCAAGTTATCAACTGATAAATTGGTCTTTTCCAGTTCGTACACGCTGAAATCTATGACAGGTATCTCCATAGTGAGTTATTTCTCTTCGAGAAAGCAACACGACAGAGTTATTTTAAAATCCTTTTGGAAATCCTGAAGAAAATACGTCAAGGATCTTCGCCTCTTTTAACAGTGCAGTTGTTGAGCAATGCAGAGTCATAAAGGTCAACCAATGAAAGACCAAACAAGAAGGAGCACATCACTGGACTTCAGTCTTTTCAGTGTCCCCATTCTAATCCTACTATTTAGCAGTATACGGTCTAAACTTTGTAGTATGTGTAACGGGTATATTATTTTGAAAggagattatatatatttttttgtttaggggacttttattttggcgagTGGTCTACTTTTTGTGCGTGCTGTGAATGCAGCGGAGGGAGACGAAGAAGAGCGCGTGTTATGAGTGtgtgactgacacagaagagagtgCAGTGTCGCGTTTGTGAAGCTTGTTCGATAAAGTTGTTTCAATTAAAGATTATCGAGGCTTAAGTAGAGTAAAGGATGACAGCACCAAGTGAAAGTGTGAACAGTGAACCACGTTTGATTTCGCAGAAGACAGTTTCGTTCCAGTGGTATGTGTTGGCTGTGAGAATGACGCAGTGACATATTGTGAAGACCACGGAAGCTGTGAGTACATGCAAACCCTGTTAGATTtttatgggaggccgtttgaggcgaaactcattgaaaacttgtgatacacactgaaacacttttgcgtacaagtgaatcacttgcgatacacactgaaacacttgcgatacacactgaaacccttgcgatacacactgaaacccttgcgatacacactgaaacccttgcgatacacactgaaacacttgcgatacacactgaaaaccttgcgatacacactgaaacacttgtgcgtacaagtgaatcactataTATCTTTGCAAATATATGAAAGACATGCAGTTACATAGAAACTCTTTGCATATACCCTGTAATCGCCCACGCACTGTTGTGCCTGCACAAAGACTGCacattctcgcgtgtgagagagcataaacattttcagtgtgtccggaagtcatttcattgcaacaggaagttatagctcaaatattctccacgtatatggctccttccaaacttgtttaaaaaattaggtttttgttgttattctttacactaggctttttcgtatgtgatcactcgtgtgttattgccaaatctgatttttttttttttttttttctttcccgtgTCCTTCCGTTCATTTAGTCAGAATATATgaggagaatatttgagctataacttccagttagtgggtttaattgtatttatgtaaaaaaaagaaaaaaaaaaatatttttattttatattattattattttttctcacgttttgaaagggtaaactctggttcacactccaatacagtaggtggcgataatgcacctAACTTTGGTGCTACCCGCCATAAAACCGAAGAAGTAGTAGTATAACTTCCGGTTCCAGTGAAAtgacttccggacacactgaaaatgttaatgctctctcacacgcgagaatgtttcaaagtttttatatatttgcacagatatatagtgtttcacttgtacgcacaagtgtttcagtgtgtatcgcaagtgtttcagtgtgtatcgcaagtgtttcagtgtgtatcgcaagggtttcagtgtgtatcgcaagggtttcagtgtgtatcgcaagtgtttcagtgtgtatcgcaagtgtttcagtgtgtatcacaagttttcaatgggtttcgcctcaaacggcctcccatagaTTTTTGCCATCCAGAGACCTGTTACATgtctttttacaatttttttgcaCTTCTCATGTTTTGATCGAAAAGTTTCGTCGAGTTAATAGCTCAGTGGGACTGTTCACGTGTAATTGAGTTTCCCGCAGGAGTCCGAGCATGTGAGATTGAGATCGCTGTAGCAGCTAGTATGCAGTATGCACTTGATTAAAAGAAACATAACTTTTCCGCTGATTCAAGAGTGAAGATTGTCGTTACCCTGCCATTCAAGTGACATCTCAGTTTGATTCATCTGCaagttgattttcttttttgagacAGTTTATCTGTGAAACAGTTGAGGCAAAGTTGAGTGTATTTTTGAACTTGCATACTTCAATACGGGATCTTCAGTTTATTGCAACGCACCCCACGGCCAGACAACGCACTCTAATTCTTCATTCTACGAActggtattttcttttatttttcagtgactGAACTGATAAACGGTGAACTGTGAGTACACGTTTAAAAGTGCTTATTCAGAGGTGAGATTTgatggtatgtttgtttgttgttttcaaaTGTGATTGTTTGAAGGTGATCTTTTGAAAATGGTTATAATTTGTGGGTATACAAATTGAAACATTTGAAATTATCTCGATTTGAAGATCTATAAGGGATTTGTTATTCCACAAGCAAAAAGAGTTTTACAATTTCAGTGTTGAAAGTGTTGGTGTGAATTCAAAAGACAACACAAAgactgtaaattatttttatttcattttttatttagacaAGACATAATTTagacaaaaccaatcataagaaaaagaaatctaaaagaataaattgttttaactgttttttgCACTTATTTACAGTGTATCTTTTCATTGAGAGCTGCTAGGGAGTGGGGAAGTCTCACTTACTTTATTAGATCTGGGGAGGGAGGAGCATAACACACTGTGATCTAGCATATGCAATTTCTCTTCAGGAAGCCACCGTGTGACATTATCGTACCTGAAGCCTACCCTTGTCAATCTTTAGATTTCTCATACAATAAAGTAAGAAACCACATACACACATTAGCGTGTAACGAGGCTAAAATGTTTGGGGAGCGAGGACCAAGATCCTTTCGTTGTCCGAACTTCCAGAGCAGCCATAATCCATTTCCCCACACGACGGGCTAAATACCCCGTTATAAAAAAGTGGCGTCAAAAACAGGATCGAATTAGGCACATTTAAGTTGTCGCACGTCTCTAGGCCCATAAGTAGTTTTTGTCAAGTAAGAAGATGTCTGAGCTGGAGGAACTAAAAAGAGAGATGGCCGAGATGCAGAGGAGGTTTGCTGAGCAGGCAGGGGCACTTGACCaagccagggcagagcagagagaAGCCCTATCCTTAGCAAAGGTGGTAATTGAGAGCCAAACCTCTGCACAAACGACCCCAGCTGCCATTTATATCCCTCGAGACCGGAAGCTCCCTGATTTCACTGGTTGCGTGTCAAAACCAGGAGAGCTGAGTGTTGAAGAATGGGTAGCATCGATGAAGTCTGCATTTCAAGTCATGAGGGTGCCCACTGAGGATCGGGTAGAGCTGGTGAAACAGCACCTAAAGGATGAGGCCAAAGCTACAGTGAAGTTCATGATGGATGGGAAAGAGGAGTCTGTTGACAACATATTCACTGTTCTCCTTGACACCTATGGAGATAAAGTGCCCATTGGTACAAGGCTGAAAGCCTTCTATGACTGTGCTCAGAATGCAGGAGAAACAATACCCTCCTATGCTTATGACCTTCGGGAGAGACTTAATCGTGTTCAGCGCCGAGAGCCAGCTAGAGTGGCAGATGCTGAAAATGTTCTGAAAGAGCAACTGGTGTTAGGCCTAAAAGATGACTTCTTGCGTCGAGAGATGAAGCGCAGAATTAAGGCTGAGCCAGAATTGAGTTTCGTGGAGTTGATGCAAGCGGCAATTACCTGGTCTGAAGAGGAGGAAGCACAGCCTTCTAGCAATGCCAGGCCCAGTACCCGTGCCAGAGGGGTAGTGAATGCTGCTGCAGCACAGGATGCTCCTTCTGCGCTGTCATTGGAGAAACTGCATGAGGCAATCCAGAAAATAGCTGCTCGTCAAGAGGAACTATATCAAGCAGTCTACGGGAAAGAGAGAAATAAACCACAGCAAAGCCGTCCAAAGAGTCAACCTTTAAAAGATAGAGAAGGACGTTATATTTGTTATTCATGTGGTGAACCCGGACATACCAGTCGCTATTGTCCGCAAGGTGGCAAGTTAAGAAGGGGACCAGTTCCACCACAGCATACAGTGGAGTCAGTTGAGGCTACCGAGACAGAAACTGGAGGTGCAGTGCAGAAAGGCCCAGGGCCGTCATTGATTAGATGCCACACAGCGGAATGGTTGGCTGACGAGACTGCTAAAAAACTGAAGGACAGTGCTTTTGGGGATTGCTTGGCCATTGAGGGTAAGATAGCAGATGTCAAAACCAAGTGCCTCTTAGATACAGGGTCAGAGGTGTCCACCATATCCGAGTCACACTTCAGACAGCACTTTGGGGAGCAGAAGTTGAAGTTATCCTCTGCGTGCTGGGTTAAGCTTACAGCGGCCAATGGACTGGACATTCCTGTCTTGGGATGCTTGCAGGCTGATGTAGAATGTCTGGGAAAGGTATTTCCTGGAAAGTGTATATTCGTTCTGACTGACACAAGTCCTGATGTGAAGGGAATGAAAGGGGTGTCTGGGATCATCGGGATGAATGTACTCAGTGAAGTTCAGTCCTTGTTTATCCCAGCTGAGGGGATGGAAAGGTCCCTGTGCGTGAAGTGAACTTGAGTGGAAAAGCTGTTAGACTTGTTCCCAGATCCAGAGTTGCTTCTGTTTTTAAGCCAAAGCAAGTAATCACAAAGGACGTGCTTGAATTTGAGGAAGATAATGGAGTACTTCATGTCAAAGAGTTGGTGCAAGACAAAGTTCAAGCTGATAAAAACTCACTCACGCCGCTACCAGTTCCTGTTGAAGTGAACTATGAAGGACTCACACCAGAACAATGTGAAAGGCTCATTGAGTTACTATCAAAGCACAGAGATGTTTTCTCCAAGGATGACCAAGATTATGGCTAC is a window from the Carassius carassius chromosome 13, fCarCar2.1, whole genome shotgun sequence genome containing:
- the si:dkey-10o6.2 gene encoding uncharacterized protein si:dkey-10o6.2, translating into MEIPVIDFSVYELEKTNLSVDNLEKLSDELRSAFTEVGFVYLKNTGISQDELDKVMVVSKKFFCLPESMKRTFSRGSFSCNGNHGWVSVETESLNPRRPGDLKEAFNTASLRSDISWPSEGVEDFRDVQVSFFLRCKELSLRVLRLMALGLGLESEAFLSAHKHIGSDVNGTTLRALYYPPVNSRCVKGNQLRCGEHSDYGSITLVFQSPEGGLQVLNRAGEYISAPSIPGTVLINIADLMQRWTSDVYVSAVHRVLLPPAGDSATRQSLAFFVQPDDEAIISCSDGSDKYPPVKSVDYLLSRFKDSYSKKIDPS